The Solanum lycopersicum chromosome 9, SLM_r2.1 genome window below encodes:
- the LOC101253925 gene encoding uncharacterized protein, which yields MTALGGLKKEGGSVTEEQGKLVFGRYSDAEVLARLKRLALDPCDSVTHQKATPLWNQMLKVREAMTLSDSDISWRKRKLRQFVKDQLRSPGLPAEKSNQKRASKQSRRHISHASSISCLLDSGNSAKSSGQKVFLSSHSACSSLKVADNVQEQLSSGFSHHNDATDFVLKGFSSLIDSDESANGSDLLSRVNRTPSVASLENLDDAVHNSSLFSVEGSRSKPLQLPRQSPRLLNFIGDHLQRCVIPVGPRFQADVPEWTVPADKGNSDYEASNSDNSKWLGTRVWPTENEDLEVSSRVIGKGRPHTCSCRSPGTAVCVKRHISEERLRLQHDLGPAFFSWKFDEMGEQVSKAWSSKEEATFESLVKRKLQLNGKKFLKQALKLLPHKTSETIVSYYFNVFIPRQLSLQNRSSNKSVNISDDIADDINDMYMHKRSEGQKPEGGKSQYLRRLI from the exons ATGACTGCATTGGGGGGTTTGAAGAAGGAGGGAGGAAGTGTAACTGAAGAACAAGGGAAGTTGGTGTTTGGGAGGTACTCTGATGCAGAAGTGCTGGCACGGTTGAAAAGACTTGCTCTGGATCCTTGTGATTCCGTAACACATCAGAAAGCAACGCCATTATGGAATCAGATGCTAAAAGTGCGAGAGGCGATGACTCTTTCTGATAGTGACATTTCATGG AGGAAAAGAAAACTTCGACAATTCGTCAAAGATCAATTAAGATCTCCTGGACTTCCAGCGGAGAAATCTAACCAGAAAAGGGCATCAAAACAAAGTAGAAGGCATATTTCTCATGCCTCCAGTATTTCATGCTTACTTGATTCAGGGAACTCTGCAAAAAGTTCTGGTCAAAAGGTTTTCTTGAGTTCACACAGTGCATGCAGTTCACTAAAAGTTGCGGACAATGTTCAAGAGCAGTTATCTTCAGGATTCTCCCACCACAATGATGCAACAGATTTTGTTCTTAAAGGTTTCTCTTCCTTAATTGATTCTGATGAGTCAGCAAATGGTTCAGACCTGTTGAGTCGTGTTAACCGGACTCCATCCGTCGCCTCCTTAGAAAACTTGGATGATGCAGTTCATAATTCAAGCTTGTTCTCTGTGGAAGGTTCAAGAAGCAAACCTCTACAACTGCCGCGGCAATCCCCCAGGTTGTTGAACTTCATTGGTGATCACCTTCAGAGATGTGTTATTCCAGTAGGTCCTCGTTTCCAAGCTGATGTTCCAGAGTGGACTGTCCCAGCAGACAAGGGTAACTCTGATTATGAAGCCAGTAACTCTGACAATTCAAAATGGTTAGGGACCAGAGTTTGGCCTACTGAGAATGAAGATTTGGAAGTGTCTTCTAGAGTAATTGGAAAGGGCAGACCTCACACTTGCTCTTGTCGTTCTCCAGGAACTGCTGTCTGTGTCAAACGCCACATTTCTGAGGAAAGGCTACGTCTACAACATGACCTTGGTCCTGCTTTCTTCAGTTGGAAATTTGATGAAATGGGGGAGCAAGTTTCTAAGGCATGGTCATCAAAGGAAGAAGCGACCTTCGAGTCACTGGTCAAAAGGAAACTACAACTAAATGGAAAGAAATTTCTGAAGCAAGCATTAAAGTTACTACCGCATAAGACCAGTGAAACCATTGTCAGCTATTACTTCAATGTTTTCATCCCCCGACAACTGAGCTTACAGAATAGATCATCCAATAAGTCGGTCAATATTAGTGATGATATTGCTGATGACATTAATGACATGTACATGCACAAACGAAGTGAAGGGCAGAAACCTGAGGGTGGGAAAAGTCAATACCTACGTCGGCTAATTTAG